TCGCACATGACTCTGGGTATATGTATTaaggagtgaatgtgtgtgtgtgtgtgtgtgcaattatTTGTGTGCACTTGTATGTGGGCggtggagaggagggggatgTTTGTATGCACCATTGTGCACGCTTGTAAATCTAAATTTGAACGTGAAGGTGCATTTGTATTTGCTCGTCTGCCGGAGGAACATTGTTCCGTTACACAATGCGTGGCTTTGACATTCCTGCTCCACCTGTCAGTGTGTACAAAGGCCTTTCTCTCAGGCTCTGACATGTGTGAATCTGCTGCTGCCCAGTAGAGATAGCAGAGTCCTGTGTAGGACATATGTGGGTGGACGTCCCGCAGACTCCTGCCTGCCATCCTTTGTGATCTTTCTTTCAGGCTGCATAAGTTAGAGTGGCGCATAGTGAAAAAAAGCAAGCATTAATCAACAGGTAGTCAATGCTAAATCAGTTTCCCAAACAAGTTGACATGTCTCAGTGAATGGTGGAGATTCTCAGTCAGTGAGTAAGGCAGCAGTACGATACATCACCACTCTTCATCGACTGGTAATGTAATAATCACAGGACttcagattttacatttttgacctTTACTTTTAGCTCCCCCATCAGGCTGATCAGGGTCATTTTTAACATGCCAGAAACAACATAACAACATCAGCATTTTCGagtcaaatataaaacaatgaGAAGATTACATTCCATCATTGCAATTGAATTATGTGACAAAATGTGCAATgccatttatatttttttggtaacagaaaagttttgtttttttaacattggaGTGAAGGTTACAGTTTACTTCAGGAAACTCACAATGTAAGGGTTGTAACCAAGTCATCGTAATCCACAGTCACAAACCCTCAAATGCAACTTCACTGTCAGGCTACTGGTTGCTATGGGTTCCCTCTTCATCTTTCATAAACTGTATACCCCACATCTGTTGGGAAACCTGTTATTTTTTCCCCTGCAGAAGGCATGTACTTACATTAAAGCcaatatacatacacaataGAAAATTATCTGAATAAGACTGAGCAAAGGAACACAATCTGAACATGAATCTTCCCTACAGGTTGCAACAAAATCCCACCAGCGACATCTGAGATattgataaaataattataccccccccacacacacccactgtGCCAGTGAATGTAATTTCTAAGGATTGTTATAGTTGTGCAGAAGGTTTTCTATCAACTAGAAGTGTGGGAGTTGAGACCTTTCAACTCGTGAAAAAATGAACCTTTAAATATAGCGTCCATTAGGCCATAAAGTAGTGTTGTTTTTAAACATGGGACACTGAAAATACATCATCTCTTTAAATTTCATCAAAAATAAGATAGAAACTGGCTCGCCTGAATagaatattgatttattaatgatAAGAGAAGTCCTCTTTAATTCTATTTTAtacatgtttaacatcagtgttCCTTCTTTGTTATACATTTTCAGGTTATCTGCACTCTGAGTGGCAACGGCTGGTGCCAAATTTATACCCATTATAGGAACATGTCCTCCAGCCAAAGAACTTTGAGGTCCCGCTGTTGGCTACATGATCCTCTCTGGCATGGTCACTGCTTTTAACATTCCTGCTCAGTAGAGGGGTTTAAAATCTGATATGTTACCTCACAATCAAACAATGTCAGTTACAAAAATAACACTGATGCCACTGAGATCACaggcagaaacagaaacactatAAACAACTGTGATGatatgttgcttttatattccCTACCAAACCCATCACTTTACAATAGTGTACCTTTAATGTGCCTGTGGAGACTTTATAGTGACCTGATGGTAATGTATCACTATTAAACACCTTCAGTTTTGTTGTGATGCCTATACACTCTTCATAAACCTATCAGCATAACTACATTTGTCTTTTCTCGTGGAGGAGCTGTCCGTCTTTATTattagaaaaaacatttattgtgATATATACAGAGAAATAAGCTACAGTGCAGTCTACAGTATGAGTGTGAGGATTGGGGATGGGGAGTGTTATATAAGAAGCCTACATAGGGGAATCAGAGTACTGGCTGCTCAAACAGAGCCCCTTGGCCTACAGGGAGTCACTGCGCAAAGGCACAGCTCATCAAGTCAATATCTCTCACATATGTCCCTTTAAAAGGAGCAATTCCTCAAAATGCACTGAAGGTCATTGGGGAACATTACTGCAGTCCTATTATTTCTACAAGGCTGTTTACAATCCGGTCTGCAGCAGTCATTATGTTACTATTAACGCTGAAATGTGCGGGTTAAGTTTGAATGAGTCAAAAATTAATGATTCAGTTTGGTGCATTGttgttcatttgtttctgtAGGATCTTTTCTGTTGATGCAGGGTCTTCAGTGTTTATGAGATGAAATATTCAGTGGCCTCGGCTGTGCTCTCAAAGCTTGTGTCCATGCTAGGGGTCTGGATCCCTGCTCCTCCCCTGGGATCCTTCAGTAAGGGGATGTATGTGTCACTGTGACAGGAGCGCATGGCGTTGTCCCAGACCCCAGCACCGCAAACATGTTTATGAGGGCCGGGTGCAGCCTTCAGCTCGCCATCGCTATCGCCGGAGCGCAGTGCCATCAGTTCAATCTCATGCTTGGCCGCAGTCTCCAGCACCTGTTGCTTGTTGTAGAACAAGACAAAATTGTTGATGATGGGATGTATAGGCAGAGCTATGGCGATCACCCCGCACAGAAAGCTGATGGCCGCGTTACATCGACCTAAAGTAGTCTTGGGGTAGACATCTCCATACCCAACTGTGGTCATGGTGATCACAGCCCACCAGAACGACTGTGGGATACTTGTGAACAACGTTTCCGGGTGGTTCTGCTCCATGGTGTAGCCCAGTGCGGAGAAAAGAAAGACCCCAACGCCCATGTACATGAGAAGCAGTCCAAGCTCTTTGAAGCTGCTCTTCAGGGCAGATGTGAGGGTCTGGAGTCCAGAGGAATGGCGTGCCAGCTTGAAGATGCGCGCAATGCGCATTATGCGTAAAGCCTGCACCGCCTGCTGCACGTTAGCCAGCTCCATCACTCCTGCACCTAAGGAAGTCAAAATCAGCACCACGAAGAAGGGCATAATCGCCATGAAGTCGATTATGTTCATGAAGGCCAGaacaaattttattttatttggggaGGAGATCAGACGCAGGACGTATTCAATAGTGAACCAGCCGATGCACACTGTCTCGATGACCTCCAGAGTCGGGTGCTCCACGAGGTTTCCCTCTGAGTCCTCCACTTGCAGATCGGGGATGGTCCCGACACACATCACCACGGAggagatgaggatgaagatAAAAGAAACTATAGCGATTATGTGCGCAGGTAGCGAGGACTCCGGCTTCTCCATCAGCCTCCAGAGGCACATCTGGAAGCGCTGCCAGCCTCCTGCAGACGGATCTCCCTCCCGGTCCACCAGGATAGTTTTCACTTTCTCGGCAATCTCCGCGAGTTCATCCTCTACCTCCCTCAGGTTGCTTTTACAGCAGTCGTCCAGAAAATCAGAGCCAATTTTCCAGAACTCCATCTCCTTCATAAAACAGATTGGGCAGATGCCTCGTTTCATGTGTATTTCTCCATAATAATACAGCTCAATTATGCACTTAAATGCCTCTGGATCTCTGTCAAAATAGAATTCTCCTGTGTCAGGATCGTAGTCATCACACAGTGAACATATTTCTTCCGAAGACTTTAGTGAACAGCTCACCAATTCTGCCAAGCGGGTGTCCGGGAAGCGATTCAACACGTCTCCATACAACACCTGTTTCACTCCGCCGATGTTAACAGTAATCTCGGTCTCCTTGCTGGCTTCAGAGCTGTTACAGTCCGCGTACCGCGTCCTTTGTATCCCCCACATTATTTTGATAACAAGTCCTCCACAAAACAGCGATGGGGATGTTCTCAAAAAACTATGGAACGCAAGTCACCAGAAGCTCTGGCGCTGTGCGTAAAACCTCCCAATTCCCAATTGTTCTGTTTCAGTTagagaaaagaaatatgttTGCTCAGAGGTTACTGCAGCGTGAAGTCTTCTCAGTTCAATACAGCCGTATTTGGCAGAGAACAGTGCGCCTGTGCGCTCTGAAAAGTTGGCATTGAAGTGCGCGTAATGTTCACGTCAAAAGGGAAATAGTCCAACCACAAGACTTCCCGTATTAACTTTCAGAACAAAGCACATGCAAGTTgaaaactctttttttattatattaatatgaaaATCTTGGTTAAGGCAATTTGGGCTTATATCACAGCTGTAAAACATACTCAAAGAATGTCTAGTCCTTGCAATTTTATGTGTAAACGGACTGAATGCGGTTTTATATATTTCCATGTGCACTTTAAGGCATTGCCTCTAATTTCGTTGTACTACCTGTATAATGACAatacatttgattgattgattgattgattaagtTCTCTACTGATTACATACAAAACAGCCTTGTGATTAACTACCACACAAGTTGTTTGTGTTCTCAAAGGGCTTTGGAAGCTGAAAGCTCCTATAGACATGTTTTATACTCTTCCATGAATAATAATTCGTTTTTTcacaaatgtaattaattaaagTTAAGGCCACTCCTTCGTATTGGAAAAATGTATGAACATGCAAACTTTCAAAAGCTGAATTAACGGACACAAGACCATGTAAGTTGCACACTGGACCTAActggttgtgatgtcacaaatcatgcctGCAATTACACAccttaaactgagatttaaggtgagcacagagaaactttccacaaAATAGATGTGAAAACTGTCATCTAAGTATGACATTCATACATTAGTCTGCACAGTAAAGCTTAAAATTAAGTCTAATATCACAAGCAATACCCCTCAGAGACAAAGGTACttagacttttatttttgagGATGACTGCGTGTCTTCCTTTCTGTCTGCGGCTGTCTTTATGCAGCAGTGCAGCCAGGCGCAGCACATCATGCAATCTCAGCGACATGTAATGAATTGTAAAGTAGGAAACAGGGAAATCAGGGATATGCACAATTTCGTGGCAGCTAAACGAGCAACAGTTAGTTGAAGGTAATTGCAGGCAATAGTCCTACTGGgtgaatacatctttatttaaaatagTCTATAAAGCCTTTTTCCAAACCCCAAACCAAGACGCATTATCCATCATCCATTTTGAATGTATTATCACCAGATATGAAGAGGATTTGGGTCTAGTAACCCAATAACCTGACAAGACACTGTACACTGTACTAAATTCCCCTACTATAACTAAAAAACCTTTATACACTATGACTCTGATGCCAAAGAAGATTAGGTACAAGCAATCAAATAATCCACCAGTGCCACAAGAAACAGTACAGATGTTGTCAAATTTTATTGGGTAATCTCACGTGCTTGCAGGAGGTAATATGATTTCTTATAGCTTCCACAGGTTTGCGGAAACACTATGAGTGAATGATTGAAAGGCAAGTGAATCATTACAGACACAGTGCTTTGGTTTATTGTTTGTCTCCACCTAGTGATCCAACCTTCACAATGCAGCATAGATGTTCATACTCGAAACAATGGTGCAACCAACTGGGGTTATGAATCCATTAAAATGGATTACAAAACAATGTGCAATAAAAATCCAGTGTTTGTGTTATACTCTGCTGTAACATCTTTAAGCAAAAGCAACAACTGAAGTATGTCTGTGAAGATTCTCAGTCATCCACGTCATGGTTAGGGTTGAATCGAGGGCAAACAGACTTGCTGTAGatatttgaagatgtttttccTCTCATTCTAGGGCTTTCTTCAGTTCTAACTGATGGGATGGAGTCCTGGGTATTTAACATCAGTGGGGTCGTTGTCAAGGTCACTACTTCATGGCAAGTTAGTGCTCCTAGAACTGAAGAAGTCCCTTGGATGAGAGGCGAAGTCTTCAAGTatcttcagtcaagtcggaTTGACCCGGATTCAACTCTCCTTGGAGAAAAGCTGAAGTAAAAAGCTGCATTGCAGTGGAGTCAAGTCAAACTTTCAAAATTCTAACTTTCCTACAAGATTttattaggaaaaaaaagttttgtgaTGGTTTGatctatataaatacatacatgtagGACTACTAGGACTTTTGACCTAATCAAACGTCACTGAAATTTCACTCACATTCAGAATTCCTCCAAGGACTGTCCATTTACATTTTGATGCAAAATACgttatataaatgttttcagtGATGTAATGTTTGTTCACTTAAGTAGTCTATTATACTTAACTACACATTTATGCAAGTCTGGTAAGATATGTATATTGTTGCTTCATTGCATGGTTGGAATTACATTTGAGGAGTGGAAATAACCATACAGTGAACTATATGTCCAGGTACATACCTGTCCAGTTATGTACAGGTATATGGCCTATACAGGCATGTATGTAAAGATAGGCTGTTATTAAATTGTAGACTAagtatactacacactaaaaatGACTGGGTTCAAATTTTACCCAGGCTGGGCTGATACAGTTTGTGCACATAACAAGCTTTAGTCaaaattgtaataaaatgtCTCGTTTCGTGTGCAAAACATCATGCATCTGTCATTCAAAAGACAAACAAGTTATTTACAATTGATAACAAACTGTGacatggaagaagaaaaaaaagagacgagTAGATTATAAAAAGCTTTAGTTTGGTGGATAAcccaacagtaaaataaaaaataaataaaaaataacacctAAAGTGGGTCAAAACAACCATTTGTATTGAGTGGCTTTCTAAATAACATAACCTAGTATTGTGTTGGTACTATATTAACCCAAATTAAGAAATGTTAACCTAGTGATTCTTATTGTGTACAGTAGGCTAATCATCTGTCATTTGGAgttatgaaatattaaatgaagaaaaacatacTTGTAAGTAGGACTACATTACTTTAGATGTAGAACTTTTTAGTGGTATACTTTCACTGAGAACTTCCTTCTTGGCTGAAAGTTTTGATACAACCAGTTTCTATTTCATCATGGTCTGTCTATTGTTGTGTATAAACGTATCTATGCGGACATACACGTTGACATAATAAGAGCCACTTGTCATCATTCCATCTCCTCTCAGGGTAGTTTGGTGTGTTGTCCCTTTCTGTGCTGTCCGCGTACCGGTTGCATTAAACTACACGGCGCACGCTGATTGGCTGAGGCGCGTTGCGTCATCACCGGTGCACCAATCAGCGTGGGCCACGGTGAGATTCTTCGATGTACTTTTGagggagaagcagcagcaggtctgtgagtGTTGCTAACAGACGAGGCGAGTAGAGAGCAGCTAAAACCATGGGACTGCTTTTGTTAGGTAAGTGACAAGAGTAACAACTTTTCTACCTTCATAAAATGTCACGTTTGAGAATGTGTTAATGGTGAGACGTATTTGAAGGGGTTTTTGCTAGTCTGGCTAGCCGGTATAGCTAAATTCTGGAGCACATAACGTTAATAGTGGCAGGCCTCTGTCATCCTTGaatcaatgaattaataaaactCAATTTTACATGCTGTTATAAATATTTGCACCAATTCCGCATAGAAACTGCATCTTAGTCATATTGTAGTTTTCCTAGCTGCTGTGACCGTTTTATTGAACACTGCTGTCTGTGCATACATTTCTGATAGTAAACCTTTTGTTAtcttcttccttgctccctccagGAGTGTTGGGCTACTCCCTGGTCCTATCTGTGCATGGCATGTACTCAGCTAGTGATGATGTTGTTGAACTTACCCCATCCAACTTCAACAAGGAGGTGATCCAGAGTGACAGTCTGTGGCTGATTGAGTTTTATGCTCCCTGGTGAGTGTGTGCAACTATGATGGACATGTATTCAGTGCTAACAAGTATCTCAGAACAAGCAAGTAGTGTCACAGTGACTAGTTTCAATACTGGCACCTTCATGCTCAGTTGAACGGTTGAGTCAGCTCAGTTGAACAGGATATGCTTCCTATGATTGGAAGACAGAGATAACTAGTATGCAAAGTTGGTAACTCCTCCTTGGGATCttatatatcatatttacaGGCAGACAGGATAGGTTACATACATACGCAAAGAATTAAAAgctaaattgaaaaaaatatgtctTGGATTTATTTAGGGGGATCATTTTCATTGATTAATTTTCTCAATTTAGGAAATTTGTGAAATTGTGCCTGATATAAGTTCTTAAAGCTATAGTGATGTCTTCaagtgtcttgttttgtttgatcaGTGGTCAAAAATCCAAAGAAAtccagtttactatcatgtacgACACACATTTGAGAAATAGCAACCTGCAaatgtttcaacatttttgcttcataaatgactaaaatgattattcaattatttaaatagttgcagattcattttctgtctatcTGCCAGTCAGTTTATCAACTAATGATTAAGAGGACAGTGTACTATCAACatatttagtttgaactctTGTTTGCATTTAGAGAAAACAACTGTACCATGATCTGAAAAGTCTGCCAGCTTATTAAACTGGTTCTCAA
This genomic interval from Scomber japonicus isolate fScoJap1 chromosome 17, fScoJap1.pri, whole genome shotgun sequence contains the following:
- the LOC128377138 gene encoding potassium voltage-gated channel subfamily F member 1-like, translated to MWGIQRTRYADCNSSEASKETEITVNIGGVKQVLYGDVLNRFPDTRLAELVSCSLKSSEEICSLCDDYDPDTGEFYFDRDPEAFKCIIELYYYGEIHMKRGICPICFMKEMEFWKIGSDFLDDCCKSNLREVEDELAEIAEKVKTILVDREGDPSAGGWQRFQMCLWRLMEKPESSLPAHIIAIVSFIFILISSVVMCVGTIPDLQVEDSEGNLVEHPTLEVIETVCIGWFTIEYVLRLISSPNKIKFVLAFMNIIDFMAIMPFFVVLILTSLGAGVMELANVQQAVQALRIMRIARIFKLARHSSGLQTLTSALKSSFKELGLLLMYMGVGVFLFSALGYTMEQNHPETLFTSIPQSFWWAVITMTTVGYGDVYPKTTLGRCNAAISFLCGVIAIALPIHPIINNFVLFYNKQQVLETAAKHEIELMALRSGDSDGELKAAPGPHKHVCGAGVWDNAMRSCHSDTYIPLLKDPRGGAGIQTPSMDTSFESTAEATEYFIS